The Candidatus Acidiferrales bacterium genome includes a window with the following:
- a CDS encoding PspC domain-containing protein, whose product MYCTNCGKDIQEHSNFCYFCGARQGAPAAGGTGPLPPPRPKRRLVRSRRDKMIAGVCGGFAEYVELDPTIVRIIWVLLALVGGGGLLAYIIAWIVMPLEPAPAPVAQAS is encoded by the coding sequence GTGTACTGCACGAACTGCGGAAAAGACATCCAGGAACACTCGAACTTCTGTTACTTTTGCGGTGCCAGGCAGGGGGCGCCTGCGGCCGGCGGCACCGGGCCATTGCCGCCACCCCGCCCCAAGCGCCGCCTGGTGCGCTCGCGCCGGGATAAAATGATCGCCGGCGTTTGCGGCGGATTTGCCGAATACGTCGAGCTGGACCCGACCATCGTCCGCATTATCTGGGTTCTGCTGGCGCTGGTTGGCGGCGGTGGATTGCTGGCCTACATCATCGCCTGGATCGTCATGCCGCTCGAGCCCGCGCCGGCCCCGGTTGCCCAGGCAAGCTAA
- a CDS encoding DoxX family protein codes for MSRLEALKPLGLLVLRLALGAILIAHGYPKLFTQTAGMIGFFEKIGFPAWTVYLAGAVEFFGGILLIGGFLTRLAGLLVAGQMAVAVLKVHLKNGLTGQGGYEYPLLLSCAALALVTVGAGLISLDRLIFGKNA; via the coding sequence ATGAGTCGTCTGGAAGCCTTGAAGCCCCTGGGCCTGCTGGTCCTGCGTCTGGCGCTCGGCGCCATTCTGATCGCCCATGGCTACCCAAAACTGTTCACGCAAACGGCCGGAATGATCGGCTTTTTTGAGAAGATCGGTTTTCCCGCCTGGACGGTCTATCTGGCCGGCGCGGTGGAGTTCTTTGGCGGTATTCTCTTGATCGGAGGATTCCTGACGCGGCTGGCGGGTTTGCTCGTTGCCGGGCAGATGGCGGTTGCCGTCTTGAAGGTTCACCTGAAGAACGGCTTGACCGGCCAGGGCGGGTATGAATACCCGCTGCTTCTGAGTTGCGCCGCGCTCGCCTTGGTTACAGTGGGCGCCGGGCTCATCTCGCTCGACCGGCTCATCTTTGGCAAGAACGCCTAG
- a CDS encoding saccharopine dehydrogenase C-terminal domain-containing protein codes for MKILIFGAGRMGIAAAWHMLRSPGIAGVTLADADRSRVQMASRWLKDRRVAARVFDCARSSAARLMKGHGAALSAVPYRFNLALSRAAIQARVPFCDLGGNHDVVRAQFKLDGAARKKGVGIVPDCGVVPGLGSILVAHGAKKLDRVEHIQIRCGGIPQNPRPPLMYELFFSAGGLVNEYVEPSEIIREGKLCQVESLTGIEEIVFPPPIGRLEAFYTSGGTSTLCETFLGRVQTLDDKTIRHPGHAEKMRALAQLGLMSSKPLRVEGVSIRPRALLERLLEANLVGDGRDILLLRVVVAGKKNGQPRTITYEIIDGYDEKNRLTGMQRTTAFSGSIVAQMLAGGEIGPGIHRQEISVPTDRFLRELGRSGISCQETTSS; via the coding sequence GTGAAAATACTCATTTTCGGGGCGGGACGAATGGGGATAGCGGCCGCCTGGCACATGCTTCGCTCTCCGGGAATCGCCGGGGTCACTCTGGCGGACGCGGATCGCTCGCGGGTGCAAATGGCCTCCCGCTGGCTTAAGGATCGCCGGGTTGCCGCCAGGGTCTTTGACTGCGCCAGAAGCTCGGCGGCGCGCCTGATGAAGGGCCACGGCGCGGCCTTGAGCGCCGTCCCTTATCGCTTCAACCTTGCTCTCAGCCGCGCTGCCATCCAGGCGCGAGTCCCGTTTTGCGACCTGGGTGGGAATCACGACGTCGTCCGCGCCCAATTCAAGCTCGATGGCGCAGCCAGGAAGAAGGGCGTGGGGATTGTGCCGGACTGCGGCGTGGTTCCCGGGTTGGGCTCCATCCTTGTCGCGCACGGCGCAAAAAAGCTGGACAGGGTGGAACACATCCAAATTCGATGCGGGGGCATCCCCCAGAATCCGCGGCCGCCGTTGATGTACGAGCTTTTTTTCTCGGCGGGCGGTCTGGTAAACGAATACGTCGAGCCTTCCGAGATCATTCGCGAAGGGAAATTGTGCCAGGTGGAATCGCTGACCGGCATCGAGGAGATTGTGTTCCCGCCGCCCATCGGAAGGCTCGAAGCCTTTTACACCTCCGGCGGAACGTCCACGCTGTGCGAAACTTTTCTGGGCAGGGTTCAAACGCTGGACGACAAAACCATCCGCCATCCCGGCCACGCGGAAAAAATGCGCGCCCTCGCGCAACTCGGCCTCATGTCTTCGAAGCCTCTGCGTGTCGAAGGGGTCTCCATCCGGCCCAGGGCGCTGCTCGAACGACTCCTCGAAGCAAACCTGGTTGGTGACGGCCGCGACATCCTCTTGCTGCGCGTGGTTGTTGCCGGGAAGAAGAACGGTCAACCCCGCACCATCACCTATGAAATCATCGATGGGTACGACGAGAAAAACCGGCTGACCGGCATGCAACGCACCACCGCCTTCTCCGGCTCCATCGTCGCCCAGATGCTGGCCGGCGGCGAAATCGGCCCGGGTATCCACCGACAGGAAATCTCGGTGCCGACGGACCGCTTTCTTAGAGAACTCGGCCGCTCCGGGATCTCCTGCCAGGAGACGACGAGCTCATAG
- a CDS encoding ATP-dependent 6-phosphofructokinase, with the protein MNPPAQPLPSSHQKSDATIRAIGVCTGGGDCPGLNAVIRSVYHAAQHRYGWRVIGIEDGFDGLIWTEKSHVMTAAEVRGILPRGGTILGTTNRGNPFAYEREENGVKVRRDFSQQLIHNMNALGIDALIVIGGDGTMKIARDLFARGVPVVGVPKTIDNDLSATDVTFGFDTALHTATDAIDKIHTTAESHHRVMLVEVMGRDAGWIALDAGIAGGADIILIPEIPFSVEKVCERIEELEKGGKGFSVIVVAEGIMPSASDGARRPGTAANAVGDLIAMKTKKEVRVTALGHIQRGGSPSPFDRVLASRYGVAAVNLVARGDFGKMVALRGTQIISVDLREATGKTKLVDPGGEKVSMARSLGISFGDK; encoded by the coding sequence ATGAACCCACCAGCTCAACCTCTCCCGTCCTCCCATCAAAAGAGTGATGCCACCATCCGGGCGATTGGGGTATGCACCGGCGGAGGCGACTGCCCCGGGCTTAATGCGGTCATCCGCTCGGTCTATCACGCGGCGCAGCATCGCTATGGCTGGCGGGTGATCGGCATCGAAGATGGTTTTGACGGGCTCATCTGGACGGAAAAATCGCATGTGATGACGGCGGCGGAAGTGCGCGGGATCCTACCGCGAGGCGGAACGATCCTCGGCACCACCAACCGCGGCAACCCCTTCGCCTACGAGAGGGAAGAGAATGGGGTGAAGGTGCGGCGGGATTTCTCGCAGCAACTCATCCACAACATGAACGCGCTGGGCATCGACGCCCTGATTGTGATCGGCGGCGACGGCACGATGAAGATCGCCCGCGACCTCTTTGCCCGCGGCGTGCCGGTGGTGGGAGTCCCCAAGACCATTGACAATGACCTCTCGGCCACTGACGTCACCTTCGGCTTTGACACTGCCCTCCATACCGCCACCGACGCCATCGACAAGATCCACACCACCGCCGAGAGCCATCACCGGGTGATGCTGGTGGAAGTGATGGGCCGCGACGCCGGTTGGATCGCGCTGGACGCGGGGATTGCCGGCGGCGCCGATATCATCCTCATCCCGGAAATACCCTTCAGCGTGGAAAAGGTTTGCGAGCGCATCGAGGAACTTGAGAAAGGCGGCAAAGGGTTCAGCGTTATCGTGGTGGCGGAAGGAATTATGCCCTCGGCGAGCGACGGGGCTCGCCGGCCGGGCACCGCTGCCAACGCCGTCGGCGACCTGATTGCCATGAAGACCAAGAAAGAGGTGCGGGTGACCGCCCTGGGACACATCCAGCGCGGCGGCTCGCCTTCCCCTTTCGACCGTGTGCTGGCTTCGCGATACGGGGTGGCCGCCGTGAACCTGGTCGCGCGAGGAGATTTTGGCAAGATGGTAGCCCTCCGGGGAACCCAAATTATCTCCGTTGACCTCCGGGAGGCCACCGGAAAGACGAAGCTGGTAGATCCCGGCGGGGAAAAGGTGAGCATGGCCCGCTCTTTGGGAATTTCGTTCGGAGATAAGTAG